The nucleotide window GACATCTTTTTCATGAACTCCAGGGAGGACGTGTGGGGTAAGGTCATGTCCAGCTCAACTACCATGACCGTGGACACCAGGAGGTCCCAGTACGAGGCCGTGGTCCAGGGAAGAGGGGAGGAGTACGGGAGGGAGATCATCTCAGCCAAGGTAGAGAACCAGGCGTCCCACCTACTCCACTGGTCGAGACAGGGCTACAGGACTTCCCACAAGGTTCTCGACCAGTACAACGAGGCGACAGCCGCGAGGCTATACTGGCAGGATCTGGCCACCGTAGTCCCCAGGGACTTGAAGTTCCAGGGAAGGGACCACGACTCCCAGGACCAGTTCAACGTCTCCCTTAACTACTCCTACGCCATCCTATACAACAGGGTCATGAGGTACCTGACCCTCGTGGGCCTGGACCCCTACCTAGGCTTCGTCCACAAGGAGAGGTCGGGTAACGAGAGCCTTGTCTACGACTTTTCAGAGATGTTCAAGCCCCTCATAGACTTCTCCCTAGTGAAGGCGTTCAGGCAGGGTTTCAGGGTGTCACTGACCAAGGGCCTGCTGGACGGGGAGAGTAGGGCGAAGCTAGCGAGCCTGGTAATAAACGCGCTTGAGGAGAAGGTCAAGGAGAAACACGACGACCACACTAAGACCTTGAACCAGGCAATTAAGTCCCACGCCGTGAGGTTAGCCAGCGCCCTCAGAGAGAGGAGGGGCTACAGGGGCTTCAGGGCGAAGCTCTAGGGTGAAGGTATTGATGCTCTTGGTCATATACGACGTGAGCGATAACGGGAAGAGGACAAGGTTG belongs to Metallosphaera tengchongensis and includes:
- the cas1 gene encoding CRISPR-associated endonuclease Cas1 is translated as MKVLVVSQHGSYVTVNKGLFLVKGKDNSKFEVSPAEVDEILLISTATISARAIQLALTHAIDIFFMNSREDVWGKVMSSSTTMTVDTRRSQYEAVVQGRGEEYGREIISAKVENQASHLLHWSRQGYRTSHKVLDQYNEATAARLYWQDLATVVPRDLKFQGRDHDSQDQFNVSLNYSYAILYNRVMRYLTLVGLDPYLGFVHKERSGNESLVYDFSEMFKPLIDFSLVKAFRQGFRVSLTKGLLDGESRAKLASLVINALEEKVKEKHDDHTKTLNQAIKSHAVRLASALRERRGYRGFRAKL